The genomic segment GTTCCCGAGGTGTTCGTGGTGGTCGACGGACTGCCGCTGGGTGCCGACGGGGCGGTGGACCGCGGGGCGCTGCCCGCGCCGCCGGAGCAGCCGGCGCAGGGGCTGGAGGACGCCGCGCCGCGCAACGACGTGGAGCGGCAGCTGCTGGAGCTGTTCCGGGAGGTTCTGAAGCTGCCGCAGGTCGGTGTGCACTCCGATTTCTTCGGCCTCGGGGGTCATTCCCTGCTCGCCGCCAAGCTGCTCAGCCGGGTACGGGAGGAGTTCGGTCTCCAGGTGCCCGTCCGGGAGTTCTTCCGTCAGCCGACCCCGACCGGTCTCGCCGCGGCCGTCGAGGAACTCGAGCGGGCCCGCGAGCGGCGGCCCACCGTCGACGAGGCGGTGCTCAGCCAGCTCGCGGGGATGTCCGACGACGAGATCGACCAGCTGCTGCGGCAGCTGAAGTGATCCGCGCGAGCCACATTCGCACAACCGACCACCTCACATCACCAGGAGCCACGCATGGGTATCGACGACGCCGACACGGTCTTCCAGGTCGTCATCAACGAACAGGACCAGTACTCCGTCTGGTTCGCCGACCGGGCGGTGCCGGCGGGCTGGTCCGCCACCGGCCGGACCGGGAGCAAGCAGGAGTGCCTCAAGCACATCGAGAAGGTCTGGACCGATATGCGTCCCCGCTCGGTTCGCAAGCGCGCTGCCTGACCACCACCACAGCGAGGACGGGAGTCCGCACATGAGCACGGCGCATGAGATCAGTTCACTGTCCGCTGACGAGAAGCGCGCGGCCCTGGCCGGTCTTCTCGACGGCTCGGCATCGGCGTTCACCAGCAACCTCACCCTGGAGCAGCGCCGTCTGTGGCTGCTGATCCAGCTGGACGAGAAGCGGCCGTGGCAGACCAGCACCGCGGTGCGGCTGTCCGGCCGGATCAACCCGGCCGTGCTCCAGCAGGCGCTGGCGGCGGTCGTGCAGCGCCATGAGGTGCTGCGCACCACGTTCCGCACGGTGGACGGCAACGCGCTCGCCACCGTCAAG from the Streptomyces sp. NBC_00310 genome contains:
- a CDS encoding MbtH family protein, encoding MGIDDADTVFQVVINEQDQYSVWFADRAVPAGWSATGRTGSKQECLKHIEKVWTDMRPRSVRKRAA